TTCAGAATCTGGGTGATTACCACCGTCCCTTCTTCCACATTTTTTTCAGGCTCATAGGTGACATAGTCCCCTACCGCAATCGGGTTGGTTACTTTCAGTCCTTGTATCTTGAACTTTCCTCTCAGCCTTCCCTTCAAGACCTCATTAGTTTGCTCATCCAGAATTTCATACCACGACCCTGTAGAGCGTATCACTAATCCTTTTCTCTGTCTGTCATTCATTTAATACTGCCCAAATTTGTTCAGAAGATATTGATGGTATTTTACACCAATTATTTTCCATATGTGCTTTTTCAAGCAATTCACGTATGGAGTTGATAAATTAATTACAAATATGCTTAAAAGATCTAATTAATATACAATCTACTACATGTGTAAGAATGCATATCATTTTTATCTGATGATTTTATTTCAATAACCTTTTACAGAAATTCAATATTTCAGCTGTTGCTCCGGTATTTTCCTTGACATATTGCTTACAAATATCCCCTGCTTTTTGTCGCTCCGTTTCATTTTCAAATAGCTTTTCAAATTGCATATGAAACTCTTGCACATTATTTATTGAAAAAACACCTTTTAAAGCTACAAGATCCCTTGCCTCTTTGAACTTTGCATATTTGCTTCCAAAAATAACAGGCATACCGTACGTCGCTGCCTCCAAAATATTGTGCAACCCCTTTCCGAAAGCACCTCCTACATAAGCAAAATCACCATACTGGTACAGGGATGTCAACATTCCTATATTATCTATCAAAAGGATATCATATGTTGCCACTGTGTCAACACTTGCCTTGGAATAACGGATTATTTTCTTTCCTGAAAATGCTTCTTCAGTCTTTGTCAGGCTCGCATCTGCAATTTCATGAGGCGCTATAATGATTTTCAGCTCTTCGCCTATGTTCTCCAGTCCTTTGCTGATCACCTCAATATCTGGCTGCCAGCTGCTCCCTATCACTAGTGTTTTCTGATTATTCTTGAATGCTTGAGCAATAGGCAAGTCCTTTCGGCTGTCCACAACCTGTTTCACCCTATCAAAACGGGAGTCTCCAGCTACTGTCACATTCCGTAACCCAATACCTGTCAGCAAGTCAGCAGACGTTTGGTCCTGTACGAAAATATGAGTCAGATTTTTCAGAATATTACGGTAGAAGCCTCCATAAGGCTTAAAGAATGCTTGCCCCTGTCTGAAGATTGCAGAAACTGAAAGTGTTGGAATATTTCTTTTTTTAAGCTCTGCAAGGTAATAATGCCAAAATTCATATTTCACAAAAAAAGCAATTGCAGGATTTACGATATCCAGCAACTTTTTGGCATTTGCTGCAGTATCAAGAGGCAAATAACAAACAACATCTGCCTGATCGTAATTTTTCCTCACCTCATACCCACTTGGTGAGAAGAAGGTCACCAAAACTTTATAAGTTGGGTATTCCCTACGAAATTCCTCTATAATTGGTCTTCCCTGCTCAAACTCCCCCAATGAAGCACAGTGAAACCAAGCGACAGGAGAAGTATTCCCATCAAATGCTTTTTTAAGGTCTTCAAAAACGTTCTTCCTTCCTTTCAGAAATAGAGCCGCTTTCTCATTAAATGGTGCAGCCGCTTGCAGTGCCACCTTATAAAACCCGATACCCAGTTTATATCCAATCTTTGCCATAACGGCACAATATTAAAAAAAAACAGGACGCGATAGGCGACCTGCTTTCAAATAAGTAATAATTACTCTTTATAAAGTGCTATATTTTAAATCACTTTCAGTTTAAATCTCAAATAAGTACTGACCAGTAAAAGTGCTTTTCTAAAATCAGGAACCCTGATACGCTGATTCTTGACCTCCTTAGTTGAACACTTCCGTATTTTATCAAACAATTTGACATAATAAATATATGCGAGGTAAACACCACTTCTCGCTTCTGACGGAAGGTTCAGAATTCCATGATAGGCTTTCTCAAAATCCTGTTCAATATCCTTTTCAATTTGACTTTTATCTTCCTTCGTAAACCTTGTAAAATCTACACCAGGAAAGTACACCCTTCCTCTTTCCTCAAAGTCGCTTTTCATATCCCTCAAAAAGTTCACTTTCTGGAAAGCGGATCCTAATGCACAAGCAGCTTCTTTCAACTTATCGTATTGTGCTTGGTCTTTATTACAAAATACCTTGAGACACATCAACCCAACCACTTCAGCTGAACCATAGATGTACTTATGATAATGGCGTTCGTCATACTTATTATGGTCCAAATCCATTTCCATACTGTACAAGAAAGCATCAATCAGTTCCCTGTCAATATCATACTGGTTCACCACCGCCTGAAAGGAGTGAAGAATAGGGTTCATACTGATCCCTTCTTCTATTGCCTTATAAGCATCTTCTCTAAATCGGTTCAGTAGTGTAGCCTTATCATAATCATGGAAAGTATCCACAATTTCATCTGCATACCGAACAAATCCATATATAGCATAGATGGGTTCGTGCAGCTTTTTATCCAATGTCTGGATTCCTAAGGAAAAAGAAGTACTGTATGCTTTGGTGATAAGCTTACTGCACTCAAAAGACGTAGCGTCAAAAAGTTCTTTCATGTTTTTGGATTTTTTAGACAGTCTTTCCGAATCCTGCCAGTTGGTTATTTGGTCGTATTGAACGCTTTCTGAACTTCTTTGGCCACCACTTGTCCTGATATCAGGGAGGGAGGCACGCCTGGCCCTGGAGTTGTCAGCTGTCCTGTGTAGTAAAGATTGCTAACCTTCTTACTTTTCAGGCTGGGTTTCAGAATAGCCGTCTGTCTCAGCGTATTAGCCAAACCATATGCATTTCCTTTGAAAGCATTGTAGTCCTGCACAAAATCACGGTGTGCATAGGTTCTTTTTATGGTGATGGCATCCCGCACAGTATTACCTGTTAAGCGTTCAAACCTGTCCATTACGACATCAAAATATTTTTCTCTTACTTCTTCTGAATCTTCCAGCCCTGGAGCTGTCGGAATCAGCACAAACATTGTATCCTTACCTTCGGGAGCCACAGAAGGGTCCGTTACAGAAGGAACACTTGCATAAAACAACGGCTTAGTTGGCCATTGCGGTTTTTCATAAATCTCCTCTGCATGCTTACCAAAATCTTCATCGAAGAAGAGCATGTGATGAGACACTCCCTCTAACTTTTTGTTTAACCCTAGGTAAAAAAGTAATGATGACGGAGCCATCACCCTACTGTCCCAATATCCTTTACTATAGCTCTGAAATTCCTTCGGTAACAACTTGGTCTCCATATGATGGTAATCTGCTCCACCTATCACAATATCAGCATCATAACTCCCTTTTGAAGTTTGAACAGAGACAATACGATTCCCTTCCATTTGGTATCCGGAGACAGCATGATCGTACAAAAAATTAACTCCATTTTTTTTTGCCAAGGAAACCATTCCTTCAACAATCTTAAACATTCCACCCATTGGGTACCATGTACCAAGGCTTATATCAGCATAGTTCATCAAACTATACAATGCTGGAGTATTCTGTGGTGTAGCGCCGAGAAACAGAATAGGAAACTCCATCAGTTTCAACAACTTTTCATTGGAAAAGAACTTTCTGATATGCTTATGGAACGATTGGAAAATGTCCATTCTCAGCATATCCAACAGCAATGATGGACTCATAAATTCAGTAATAGAACGACCTGGCTTATAAACAAGGTCATTGATACCTACTTCATATTTGTAAGCTGCCTGCTTCAAAAATTCTTTCAGCCTTGCTCCGCTACCTTGCTCATATGATTCAAACAACTCGCAAAGGGCTTCCAGCTTTGCTGGTATATCCATTCGGTCTTGTTGTCCAAAAAAGACCGAATAAGAAGGGTCAAGTCGTTTCAGGTCATAATAGTCAGCCGTTTTCGCTCCAAACCTTTCAAAGTAGCGATCAAATACATCAGGCATCCAATACCAGCTTGGTCCCATATCAAATACATGCCCCTCTTCCTCAAAATAGCGAGCACGTCCGCCGGGTGTACTATTTTTCTCAAGAACTGTTACATCAAAACCTTCTACTGCCAATGATGTAGCTGCTGCTATGCCAGAAAAACCTGCTCCAATTACAATTGCTTTTTTCCTTTCCATATTTGAAAGCTTAAAAAATAGTTTTATGCGTTTTTTCTTATTTCATCACTTAATACAGTAAATATTAATATATCAATTTAAAAGATAGTATTAACTTTTATTTACCATAAATGCGAAAAGCGAACCATCATACTGACCTGTTTTGGTAAGTAATAGATGGTTCGCTAAAATGCTGTTTAATCTATGTCTATGCACTCTGTGGCGCATACACTTTTAGTTTATCCTTCAACTCCTTTCGAGCTATGTGAATTCTGTTTTTCACTGTTCCGATTGGAATACGTAATCTATCTGCTATCTCGTGATACTTAAAGCCTCTGAAGTGCATCATAAATGGCACTTTATATGGCTCATCCAACTCGTCTATCGCATGATTCATATCCTCCATGGCAAAATCCGAATAAGCTTTATTCTGAATAATATTGTCAGTGGAGTTAATGTAGTGCAAATTATCAGTCGTATCTATAAAGGTGTTTCTCCTTGCAATTCTCTGATAATTGGTAATGAAGGTGTTCTTCATAATTGTATAAAGCCA
This portion of the Limibacter armeniacum genome encodes:
- a CDS encoding RNA polymerase sigma factor translates to MTALEFSYALNQMSSSLKPFALKLTKDMEDANDLLQETMLKAYTNREKFADGTNLKAWLYTIMKNTFITNYQRIARRNTFIDTTDNLHYINSTDNIIQNKAYSDFAMEDMNHAIDELDEPYKVPFMMHFRGFKYHEIADRLRIPIGTVKNRIHIARKELKDKLKVYAPQSA
- a CDS encoding phytoene desaturase family protein, with protein sequence MERKKAIVIGAGFSGIAAATSLAVEGFDVTVLEKNSTPGGRARYFEEEGHVFDMGPSWYWMPDVFDRYFERFGAKTADYYDLKRLDPSYSVFFGQQDRMDIPAKLEALCELFESYEQGSGARLKEFLKQAAYKYEVGINDLVYKPGRSITEFMSPSLLLDMLRMDIFQSFHKHIRKFFSNEKLLKLMEFPILFLGATPQNTPALYSLMNYADISLGTWYPMGGMFKIVEGMVSLAKKNGVNFLYDHAVSGYQMEGNRIVSVQTSKGSYDADIVIGGADYHHMETKLLPKEFQSYSKGYWDSRVMAPSSLLFYLGLNKKLEGVSHHMLFFDEDFGKHAEEIYEKPQWPTKPLFYASVPSVTDPSVAPEGKDTMFVLIPTAPGLEDSEEVREKYFDVVMDRFERLTGNTVRDAITIKRTYAHRDFVQDYNAFKGNAYGLANTLRQTAILKPSLKSKKVSNLYYTGQLTTPGPGVPPSLISGQVVAKEVQKAFNTTK
- a CDS encoding phytoene/squalene synthase family protein; protein product: MKELFDATSFECSKLITKAYSTSFSLGIQTLDKKLHEPIYAIYGFVRYADEIVDTFHDYDKATLLNRFREDAYKAIEEGISMNPILHSFQAVVNQYDIDRELIDAFLYSMEMDLDHNKYDERHYHKYIYGSAEVVGLMCLKVFCNKDQAQYDKLKEAACALGSAFQKVNFLRDMKSDFEERGRVYFPGVDFTRFTKEDKSQIEKDIEQDFEKAYHGILNLPSEARSGVYLAYIYYVKLFDKIRKCSTKEVKNQRIRVPDFRKALLLVSTYLRFKLKVI
- a CDS encoding 3-deoxy-D-manno-octulosonic acid transferase; translation: MAKIGYKLGIGFYKVALQAAAPFNEKAALFLKGRKNVFEDLKKAFDGNTSPVAWFHCASLGEFEQGRPIIEEFRREYPTYKVLVTFFSPSGYEVRKNYDQADVVCYLPLDTAANAKKLLDIVNPAIAFFVKYEFWHYYLAELKKRNIPTLSVSAIFRQGQAFFKPYGGFYRNILKNLTHIFVQDQTSADLLTGIGLRNVTVAGDSRFDRVKQVVDSRKDLPIAQAFKNNQKTLVIGSSWQPDIEVISKGLENIGEELKIIIAPHEIADASLTKTEEAFSGKKIIRYSKASVDTVATYDILLIDNIGMLTSLYQYGDFAYVGGAFGKGLHNILEAATYGMPVIFGSKYAKFKEARDLVALKGVFSINNVQEFHMQFEKLFENETERQKAGDICKQYVKENTGATAEILNFCKRLLK